A stretch of DNA from Nitratireductor thuwali:
CGGCCGACATAGCCGACCTCCGTGAATTTCGTGGCCTCCACTTTCATGAACGGCGCGCCTGCCAGCTTGGCCAGCCGCCGCGAAATCTCGGTCTTGCCGACGCCGGTGGGGCCGATCATGAGGATGTTCTTTGGCATCACCTCTTCGCGCAACCCCTCATCGAGCTGCTGGCGGCGCCAGCGATTGCGCAGCGCGATGGCGACCGCACGCTTGGCGTCCTTCTGGCCGATGATGAAGCGGTCAAGCTCCGAAACGATCTCGCGCGGGGAAAAATTCGTCATAGGTTGGTCTCGCTTGCGTGTCGGTCGTATTGCATGATGAGTGCATCGCCGGTGCGGCCCTCAAGGTGGGGAACAGGGCGGAACCCGGCTTTTTCATAGGCGCGTATGGCGCGCGCATTGCCGCGGTCCGGATCGATGATGATGCTTCGGTGCCCTTCCTCGATCAACCGGCGAACGAAAGCGGCAAGGGCGGCGGAGCCGATGCCCTTGGACAGAAGTTCGGGATCGCCGAGGGAAAGATCGACGCCGATCGTCTCGGACGGAAGCTCCATGAGCCAGGGATGTTCCTTCACCCATTGCTCATTCTGATGATGGCCGATGAACCAGTACTGGATGTATCCCACTGGCCGGTCGTCGAGCACGATGAGGAACGGCCGCGTGGAATCGTGTCCTTCGACCATGTCGCGGATGAAACCCAGTTCCTCCTCCGGATCGCCCCACCATTCCCGCATGTGGGGGGCGCCGAGCCATTGCGCGAGCATCGGCAGATCGGCCTCCATCACCGGATTGAAGCGGATATTTGACCCTTCATTCTTCATCCAGCGATTCCAGGACGACGTTGTCGTTGGTGTAGATGCAGATGCTAGCTGCGATGGCCATCGCCTTGCGCGCCACTTCCTCGGCATCCTTGTCCGTATCCAGAAGCGCGCGGGCGGCCGCGAGCGCGTAGTTTCCGCCCGATCCGATCGCCATCACGCCCTGCTCGGGCTCCAGCACGTCCCCATTGCCGGTAAGCGCCAGCGTGATCGATTTGTCCGCAACCAGCATCATCGCCTCCAGCCGGCGCAGATACCGGTCGGTGCGCCAGTCTTTGGCCAGTTCCACACAGGCGCGCATCAGCTGGTCGGGATACTGCTCGAGCTTGCTTTCCAGCCGCTCCAGCAGCGTGAACGCATCCGCCGTCGCGCCGGCGAAACCGGCGATGACATTGCCCTTACCGATCCGGCGTACCTTGCGTGCATTGCCCTTCATCACTGTCTGGCCCAGGCTGACCTGCCCGTCGCCGGCGATCACCACCTTGCCGCCCTTGCGAACGGTGACGATGGTGGTGGCGTGCATGGAAGGGGCTTCACTCATGGCGGGTCCTTTCGAACGGCGGGCGTCTCCAGAGCGGTTATGTAAGCGGCCCGCCGGCAATTGCAAACCGGGCATGTTGCCCGAGGCCGCCATCTTCCGGCGCAAGGATACCCACGACGCCGGCTGGCGCTGGCGTTCCGGCGGACATGCTGCTAGAAGGCTGGCCTTCTGACCGCCAAGAGGACAGCCATGGCTCAAGGGACGGCGCGCAAGGCCGAAATCAGCCGCAGGACCAACGAGACGGATATCGCCGTTTCGGTCGATCTCGATGGGGAAGGGCGCTTCGACGTCGCATCCGGCGTCGGCTTTTTCGACCATATGCTCGAGCAGCTTTGCCGCCACAGCCTCATCGACATCACGCTTAGAGCCAAGGGCGATCTGCACATCGACGACCACCACACGGTGGAGGATTGCGGCATTGCCATCGGTCAGGCGCTTGCGAAGGCGCTGGGCGAGCGGCGCGGCATCATGCGCTATGCTTCGCTCGACCTTGCCATGGACGAATGCCTGACACGGGCAGCCGTCGACGTTTCGGGCCGGCCGTTCCTGGTCTGGAATGTGACCTTTCCGACCGCCAAAATCGGCACGTTCGACACGGAACTGGTTCGGGAGTTCTTCCAGGCCCTGGCGCAGAGCGCCGGCATTACGCTGCACGTCGCCAACCACTATGGCGCCAACAGCCACCATATCGCCGAGACCTGCTTCAAAGCCGTGGCGCGGGTGCTGCGCGCCGCGCTTGAGGCCGATCCCCGTCAGCCCGATGCCGTCCCCTCCACCAAGGGAACGCTGAACGGCTGACCGTCGTAACGCCTGCATGGGGCGAAGAGTTGAATGGCAAGCTATCTCGTAGTCGAACCTGAAACCGAAACGGGCGATGCCGCGGAAAAGGCAGTGGTGCTGCGCGACGGCTTTTCCTTTTTTGCCTTTCTGGCGCCCGTCATTTGGTTCCTCGTCCACCGCATGTGGTGGGAGGCGCTCGCCGCACTGGCGCTGGCACTGGCACTGGCGGCGCTGGGAACGGTCGCCGGATACTCGGCCGCGGCCTTCATCGTCTCCTTGTGCGTTTCGTTTCTGATAGGCATGGAGGCGCAGAGCTGGCGGGTCGCGTCCCTGCAGCGCAGAGGCTGGCATGTATGGGGCGTTGTGGAGGCCAATTCCAAGGACGAGGCAGAAATCCGCTACGCGGCCGAATCGGCGTCCGGTCCCCAATATGTCCGCACGAGCCAGAGGCCGGCCGCGGCGCCTCCGCCAGTGCCTTGGGGATCGGCCGGAAACCCCGTCGCACAGCGCCGCCATTCCACCTTCGGCCTGATCGACTACCCCCGGAAGTCCTGAACATGCGCGTTGCGATCATCGACTATGGCTCCGGCAATCTGCGTTCGGCCACCAAGGCCTTCGAGCGTGCTGCCCGAGAGGCCGGCATTGCCGCAGAGATCGAACTGACGGCCGACGCCGCCCGCGTTCGCACCGCGGACCGCATCGTTCTGCCCGGCGTTGGCGCCTATGCGGCCTGCCGGGCGGGCCTCGATGCCGTGCCCGGCATGGTCGAGGCGATCCGCGAAACGGCGATCGACAGGGCGCGGCCCTTCCTCGGCATCTGCGTCGGCCTTCAACTCATGTCGTCGCGTGGGCTGGAGAAAACGGTCACGGAAGGTCTTGGCTGGATCAAGGGCGACGTGAAGGAAATGACGCCTTCCGACCCGACCCTCAAGATACCACAGATCGGCTGGAACACGATTCACGTGAAACATGACCACCCGCTGTTTGCCGGCATCCCCACCGGGCCGGATGGGCTGCATGCCTATTTCGTGCATTCGTATCATCTCGACGCGCAGCACGAGGAGGACGTGCTGGCGGTGACCGATTACGGCGGTTCCGTCACCGCGGCGGTGGGCCGGGACAATCTTGCCGGCACCCAGTTTCATCCCGAAAAGAGCCAGCAGCTGGGCTTGGCGCTCATCGCCAATTTCCTGAAGTGGAAGCCATGATCCTTTTCCCCGCCATCGACCTCAAGGAAGGTCAATGCGTGCGCCTGAAGCTCGGCGAGATGAGCCAGGCGACCGTCTACAACGCCGATCCCGCCGCCCAGGCAAAGGCCTTCGAGGAGCAGGGGTTCGAATGGCTGCATGTGGTCGACCTCGACGGCGCCTTCGCAGGAACGAGCGTCAATGGTGCCGCGGTCGAGGCGATCCTGGCAGCGACGAAGAACCCGGTGCAGCTCGGCGGCGGCATCCGCACAATTGAGCAGATCGAGGCATGGCTGGACAAGGGTCTCGCCCGCGTCATCCTCGGCACGGTGGCGGTGCGCGACCCTGATCTGGTGCGCGGAGCCTGCCGCCGGTTTCCAGGCAGGATCGCCGTCGGCATAGATGCGCGCGGTGGCTACGTCGCGGTGGAGGGCTGGGCCGAAATCTCGGAGCTTTCGGCGGCGGAGCTTGCGAAACGTTTCGAAGGAGCCGGCGTTGCTGCGATCATCTACACCGACATCGACCGCGACGGCGTCCTGACCGGCATCAACTGGGAGGCAACCATCGACCTTGCAGAAGCGGTCGACATACCGGTCATCGCCTCCGGAGGGCTCGCCTCCATTGCCGATATCGTGCGCATGACGATGCCGGACGCGGCGAAGCTGGAAGGCGCCATCTCCGGCCGCGCTCTCTATGACGGGCGCGTCGATCCGGCCGAGGCGCTGCGGATCCTGCGCGAGGCGCAATCATGACGCTCAAATCCCGCGTCATCCCCTGTCTGGACGTCAAGGACGGCCGTGTCGTCAAGGGCGTCAACTTTGTCGACCTGGTCGATGCCGGCGATCCGGTGGAAGCGGCCAAGGCCTATGACGCGGCCGGGGCGGACGAATTGTGCTTTCTCGACATCACCGCTTCGAGCGAGAACCGCGAGACGATCTTCGACGTCGTGGCGCGGACGGCCGAGCAGTGTTTCATGCCGCTGACCGTGGGCGGCGGCGTTCGCGAGGTGGCGGATATCCGCAAGCTGCTGCTTGCCGGTGCCGACAAGGTGTCGATCAACACGGCGGCGGTGAAGGACCCGGATTTCGTCGCCCGCGCGGCCGACCGGTTCGGCGATCAGTGCATCGTCGTCGCAATCGACGCCAAGAAGGTGTCCGGGGAAGGCGCGGCCGCGCGCTGGGAAATCTTCACCCATGGCGGGCGCAACGCCACCGGCATCGACGCCATCGAGTTCGCCCGCCGCGTTGTCGACCTCGGCGCCGGCGAAATCCTGCTGACTTCCATGGACCGAGACGGCACCAAGGCCGGCTACGACATAGCGCTGACGCGGACGGTGGCCGATGCGGTGCGCGTGCCGGTGATCGCCTCGGGCGGTGTCGGTACGCTCGATCATCTGGTCGACGGCGTTAAGCAGGGCCATGCTGCCGCTGTGCTGGCGGCATCGATTTTCCACTTCGGCACCTATACGATCGGCGAAGCAAAACGCTTCATGGCCGATCATGGCCTGGCCATGCGGCTCGATCCGGCACAAGGCCCAGAACAGGGCGAGGCAGCGACACGATGAGCACTTTCGATCTGGCGCGGCTGGAATCCATCATCGCCGAGCGCGCCCGCTCTGGCGACACCAATTCCTGGACGGCCAAGCTCTATGCCGCAGGCATGGAAAAAGCCGCTCAGAAGCTTGGCGAGGAGGCCGTCGAGACGGTCATTGCCGCGGTGCGCGGGAACCGTGAAGCCGTCATTTCCGAAAGCGCTGATCTTCTGTATCATTGGCTGGTTGTCCTGAATCTGGCCGAGGTGCCGCTGGACGAGGTGATGGCCGAACTGGAAAGCCGCACATCGCGCACGGGCATTGCCGAGAAGGCCGCCCGCCCGGCGAATTGAAACGGTTGCGGGCGGAAGAGGGATTACGGCGCATGGATCAGTTGGTTGCGGGGGAACGCTACTCTCCCTACCGCTTCTTCTCCGCAGAGCGCTGGGCCAATTTCCGCGCCGACACGCCGCTCACCCTCACCGAGGACGAGGTTCGCCGGCTTCGTTCGCTGAACGACCCTATCGACCTGGATGAAGTGCGCCGCATCTACCTGTCCATGTCGCGGCTGCTGTCGGCGCATGTCGAGGCAAGCCAGCTCCTGTTCCGTCAACGCCAGGTCTTTTTCGAGGCGGACGATGCGGTGAAGGCGCCATTCATCATCGGCATCGCCGGATCGGTCGCCGTCGGCAAATCCACCACGGCGCGCGTGCTGAAGGAGCTTCTTGCGCGCTGGCCGTCGAGCCCCAAGGTCGATCTGGTTACCACCGACGGCTTCCTCTATCCCAACGAGGTGCTGCGGCGCGAGGGCCTGATGGACCGCAAGGGATTTCCCGACAGCTACGACGTCGGCGCGATCCTCCGCTTCCTGTCGGGCATCAAGGCGGGGCTTCCGAATGTGCGCGCGCCCCTCTATTCGCACCTGACTTATGATGTGTTGCCGGGCGAATTCGTCACCATCGACAGGCCCGACATTCTCATTTTCGAAGGCATCAATGTGCTGCAGACCCGCGAGTTACCCGAGGACGGCAAGGCGGTGCCCGTGGTCTCGGACTTCTTCGACTTCTCGATCTATATCGATGCGCCCGAAGAACTGATCCATCACTGGTATGTCGACCGCTTCATGCGGCTGCGCGATACCGCCTTCAGGGATCCGAAATCCTTCTTCCATCGCTATTCACGGCTTTCAGCCGATGCCGCGCGCACCATCGCCGAACAGCTCTGGAAAAACATCAACCTGAAGAACCTGAAGGAAAACATTCTTCCCACCCGCCCCCGCGCCGACCTTATCCTGCGCAAGGGCGCGAACCATCTGGTGGAGGAAGTGGCGCTGCGTAAGCTTTAGATTTAAGCAATCGCGCACCGACAACCGGTATATGCTTGTCTGGAATAGCTATCATTTCACCATGTCGGACCGTCAGGCCGGCTTCGTCACCCGGCGCAGGGTGAGATTGATGCGGCCAACGCCTTTCAACAGGGTCGAGGTGCCGGGATAGATGCGGTCGACGCCGTGGTGGCAAAGCCGCCCCTCGCCGGCGAGCAGCAGTAGGTCGCCGCTCTCCAGCCGCAGCGATACGGTGCGGTCCGCACGCTTCGTGCCGCCCACGCGAAACAGGCAGGCGTCGCCCAGCGATACGGAGACGACGGGAGCGTCGAACTCCTCCTCATCGCGATCCTGGTGCAGTCCCATTCTGGCGTCGGAATCATAGAAATTCACCAGGCAGGCCTCCGGCGGATGAGGATAGGAGGAGAACTCGTCCCATAGCCGCAGAAGCGAGGCTGGTATCGGCGGCCAGGGCCTGCCGCTCACCGGATGGGTTGCCTGGTAGCGGTAGCCCCGCTCCTTGTCGGTGACCCAGCCGAGCGTGCCGCAATTGGTCATGCGTACGCGCATCGGCTTGCCCGTGCGCGGCATGGCGGGCACATAGAGCGGCGCTTCGGCCACGACTGCCCGAATCTCGTCGACCAGCGACTGCTGGGCCTCAAGGTCGAGGCAGCCGGGGAGGTGACGTACGCCTGATGGCAGCTGAACCATGATCTCCCCATACGGCATTTGATAGTAGCACAAAACCCCGGACGTCCGGGCCCGGGAGTTGATGATGCCACATGGAAATCAGTGCGCCGCCCGATTCCTGGCGGCGCCGCTTCCCGTTCTTACAGCGCCGGAATGCGAAGCACCTGCCCGGGATAGATCTTGTCCGGATGGGTCAGCATGGGCTTGTTTGCCTCGAAAATCACGGTGTACTTCGCACCATTGCTCTTGCCGTAATTGGCCTCTGCAATCTTCCAGAGATTGTCGCCCTTCTTGACCGTGTAGAAAACCGGTTCGCTGGTCTCGCCGCCCGCGTCGGCCACTTTCAGCTCGCCTGCCTCGACCTTGGAAACGCCAAGCGTGTTGCCGACGGCGATAACCGCCTTTTCGAAGGCCGACTGATCGGCGACCTCGCCTTTGAGCACCACCTTGTCGCCCTGCACCTCGACCTCGACCTTGTCGGTACCGAGCTTGTGCGAATCGAGCTCCTTCTTCAGCTCGGCGGCTTCCGGGGCTTCGTCATCGACCACGCCCAGCTTCTTCCCCACCGACTTAACGAAATCAAAAATTCCCATGGCAATATGCTCCTGTTTGAACAGCATGTCATTTGACGTGTAACGGCAATATATTTCAACCGTAAAACGGTGGTCCCTCGCTGACGCCGGTAAGGCCCCTCGATCAATCCGGCTTAATCGGCCCCCGCATCTTTTTCACCTGGGAGCGCCCTGCCTTTGCCTTGAGGCGGCGCTCGACCGCACCGCGCGAGGGCTTGGTCTTCTTGCGCGGCTTGGGCGGCGGCTCGGCGGCACGCTTGAGCAGTTCCATAAGCCGGTCGCGCGCATCGGTCCGGTTGAGCTCCTGCGTCCGGTAACGTCCTGCTTCGATCAGTATCTCGCCATCCTTGGTCGCCCGGCTGCCGGCCAGATGCAGCGCCCGCTGCCTCACGGGCTCGGGCAGGTTGCGGGCGTTGGCGGCGTCGAACCGCAACTGCACCGCCGTCGCCACCTTGTTGACGTTCTGGCCGCCGGGGCCGGAAGACCGGATGAACTGCTCATCCAGCTCGTCTTCGTCGACGAAAATGCCAGGCCGGATGATGAGAGCTGGTTCGGGCATTGGCTTGTCAGTCAGGCTTTGCTGATTGCAGACGAAAATGGCCCGGCGAGCCGGGCCACCAACATGTATGCAAACGGCCGGCGCCCGCAACCCTATTCGGCAGCCTGCCGGAACTGCGGCGAAGCGTTCAGCACTTCGGGGTCCACATGGGCGTGGAACTTCTCGAAATTATCCGCGAACATGCCGACCAGCTTCTCGGCCTGTGCGTCGTAAGCCGCTTTGTCCGCCCAGGTCGAGCGCGGATCGAGCATGCTCTTGTCGATGCCGGAGACCTCCACCGGCACCTCGAACCCGAAATGCGGATCGATGCGAAACGCCGCATCGCTCAGCGAGCCGCTGAGCGCCGCGGAAAGCAGCGCCCTCGTCGCCTTGATCGGCATGCGCCGGCCCACGCCGTAGGCGCCACCGGTCCAGCCGGTGTTCACCAGCCAGCAGTCGACGCCGTGGCTGGCGATGAGTTTGCGCAGCAGGTCGCCATAGATCGAGGGGTGGCGGGGCATGAAAGGGGCGCCGAAGCAGGTGGAGAAGGTCGCTTCCGGCTCGGTGACGCCGCGCTCGGTACCGGCCACCTTGGCCGTATAGCCCGAAAGGAAGTGGTACATGGCCTGGGCCGGCGTCATACGGGCGATCGGGGGCAGCACCCCGAATGCGTCCGCCGTCAGCATGATGACGTTCTTCGGTTGGCCGGCCCGTCCGGTCGCGCTGGCATTGGGAATGAAATCGAGTGGATAGGCGCAGCGTGCGTTCTCGGTGAGGCTGCCGTCGTCGAAATCGGGGACACGATCCTCGTCGAGCACGACATTCTCCA
This window harbors:
- a CDS encoding GNAT family N-acetyltransferase, which codes for MKNEGSNIRFNPVMEADLPMLAQWLGAPHMREWWGDPEEELGFIRDMVEGHDSTRPFLIVLDDRPVGYIQYWFIGHHQNEQWVKEHPWLMELPSETIGVDLSLGDPELLSKGIGSAALAAFVRRLIEEGHRSIIIDPDRGNARAIRAYEKAGFRPVPHLEGRTGDALIMQYDRHASETNL
- the hslV gene encoding ATP-dependent protease subunit HslV, producing the protein MSEAPSMHATTIVTVRKGGKVVIAGDGQVSLGQTVMKGNARKVRRIGKGNVIAGFAGATADAFTLLERLESKLEQYPDQLMRACVELAKDWRTDRYLRRLEAMMLVADKSITLALTGNGDVLEPEQGVMAIGSGGNYALAAARALLDTDKDAEEVARKAMAIAASICIYTNDNVVLESLDEE
- the hisB gene encoding imidazoleglycerol-phosphate dehydratase HisB, encoding MAQGTARKAEISRRTNETDIAVSVDLDGEGRFDVASGVGFFDHMLEQLCRHSLIDITLRAKGDLHIDDHHTVEDCGIAIGQALAKALGERRGIMRYASLDLAMDECLTRAAVDVSGRPFLVWNVTFPTAKIGTFDTELVREFFQALAQSAGITLHVANHYGANSHHIAETCFKAVARVLRAALEADPRQPDAVPSTKGTLNG
- a CDS encoding DUF2628 domain-containing protein, with the protein product MASYLVVEPETETGDAAEKAVVLRDGFSFFAFLAPVIWFLVHRMWWEALAALALALALAALGTVAGYSAAAFIVSLCVSFLIGMEAQSWRVASLQRRGWHVWGVVEANSKDEAEIRYAAESASGPQYVRTSQRPAAAPPPVPWGSAGNPVAQRRHSTFGLIDYPRKS
- the hisH gene encoding imidazole glycerol phosphate synthase subunit HisH, producing MRVAIIDYGSGNLRSATKAFERAAREAGIAAEIELTADAARVRTADRIVLPGVGAYAACRAGLDAVPGMVEAIRETAIDRARPFLGICVGLQLMSSRGLEKTVTEGLGWIKGDVKEMTPSDPTLKIPQIGWNTIHVKHDHPLFAGIPTGPDGLHAYFVHSYHLDAQHEEDVLAVTDYGGSVTAAVGRDNLAGTQFHPEKSQQLGLALIANFLKWKP
- the hisA gene encoding 1-(5-phosphoribosyl)-5-[(5-phosphoribosylamino)methylideneamino]imidazole-4-carboxamide isomerase; its protein translation is MILFPAIDLKEGQCVRLKLGEMSQATVYNADPAAQAKAFEEQGFEWLHVVDLDGAFAGTSVNGAAVEAILAATKNPVQLGGGIRTIEQIEAWLDKGLARVILGTVAVRDPDLVRGACRRFPGRIAVGIDARGGYVAVEGWAEISELSAAELAKRFEGAGVAAIIYTDIDRDGVLTGINWEATIDLAEAVDIPVIASGGLASIADIVRMTMPDAAKLEGAISGRALYDGRVDPAEALRILREAQS
- the hisF gene encoding imidazole glycerol phosphate synthase subunit HisF, with translation MTLKSRVIPCLDVKDGRVVKGVNFVDLVDAGDPVEAAKAYDAAGADELCFLDITASSENRETIFDVVARTAEQCFMPLTVGGGVREVADIRKLLLAGADKVSINTAAVKDPDFVARAADRFGDQCIVVAIDAKKVSGEGAAARWEIFTHGGRNATGIDAIEFARRVVDLGAGEILLTSMDRDGTKAGYDIALTRTVADAVRVPVIASGGVGTLDHLVDGVKQGHAAAVLAASIFHFGTYTIGEAKRFMADHGLAMRLDPAQGPEQGEAATR
- a CDS encoding phosphoribosyl-ATP diphosphatase translates to MSTFDLARLESIIAERARSGDTNSWTAKLYAAGMEKAAQKLGEEAVETVIAAVRGNREAVISESADLLYHWLVVLNLAEVPLDEVMAELESRTSRTGIAEKAARPAN
- the coaA gene encoding type I pantothenate kinase, translating into MDQLVAGERYSPYRFFSAERWANFRADTPLTLTEDEVRRLRSLNDPIDLDEVRRIYLSMSRLLSAHVEASQLLFRQRQVFFEADDAVKAPFIIGIAGSVAVGKSTTARVLKELLARWPSSPKVDLVTTDGFLYPNEVLRREGLMDRKGFPDSYDVGAILRFLSGIKAGLPNVRAPLYSHLTYDVLPGEFVTIDRPDILIFEGINVLQTRELPEDGKAVPVVSDFFDFSIYIDAPEELIHHWYVDRFMRLRDTAFRDPKSFFHRYSRLSADAARTIAEQLWKNINLKNLKENILPTRPRADLILRKGANHLVEEVALRKL
- a CDS encoding alpha-ketoglutarate-dependent dioxygenase AlkB family protein, translated to MVQLPSGVRHLPGCLDLEAQQSLVDEIRAVVAEAPLYVPAMPRTGKPMRVRMTNCGTLGWVTDKERGYRYQATHPVSGRPWPPIPASLLRLWDEFSSYPHPPEACLVNFYDSDARMGLHQDRDEEEFDAPVVSVSLGDACLFRVGGTKRADRTVSLRLESGDLLLLAGEGRLCHHGVDRIYPGTSTLLKGVGRINLTLRRVTKPA
- the lysM gene encoding peptidoglycan-binding protein LysM, which encodes MGIFDFVKSVGKKLGVVDDEAPEAAELKKELDSHKLGTDKVEVEVQGDKVVLKGEVADQSAFEKAVIAVGNTLGVSKVEAGELKVADAGGETSEPVFYTVKKGDNLWKIAEANYGKSNGAKYTVIFEANKPMLTHPDKIYPGQVLRIPAL
- the arfB gene encoding alternative ribosome rescue aminoacyl-tRNA hydrolase ArfB, whose translation is MPEPALIIRPGIFVDEDELDEQFIRSSGPGGQNVNKVATAVQLRFDAANARNLPEPVRQRALHLAGSRATKDGEILIEAGRYRTQELNRTDARDRLMELLKRAAEPPPKPRKKTKPSRGAVERRLKAKAGRSQVKKMRGPIKPD